Proteins encoded together in one Gemmatimonadota bacterium DH-78 window:
- a CDS encoding CHAT domain-containing protein: protein MSVDQHARAVSRHREEIARLQRDKSRVVEAASSDSKKAVDAMEAAGRMSSEATIRSRLREAQRYEKRGVAHQKKIAEFERKIAEEHRRLRAAEKKLANAQREADQKRRRDQERADRERKRQMSEISSTLSHHSALHGATLSAIERLEAVPSEITVLFLASNPIDQQHLRLDEEVRAIGEMIRKSDHRDSVRLESRWAVRPIDVLQAINETTPAVVHFSGHGSNRAEIVLQDVEGRSQTVPKAALVATLAASSGDIRLVLFNLCSSISQAEAAVEHVPAAIGMNTSIGDDAARVFAAQFYSAIGFGHSVGLAFDQARAALMLEGIPEEGTPELFLAPGVSAEALVLVEAPSMK from the coding sequence ATGAGCGTCGATCAGCATGCGCGTGCGGTGTCGCGCCATCGCGAGGAGATTGCCCGCCTACAACGTGACAAGAGTCGCGTGGTGGAGGCCGCCTCCAGCGATTCGAAGAAGGCGGTCGACGCGATGGAAGCGGCCGGCCGAATGAGTAGCGAGGCGACGATCCGCTCGCGGTTGAGGGAGGCCCAGCGGTACGAGAAACGAGGAGTCGCCCACCAGAAGAAGATCGCTGAATTCGAACGGAAGATTGCTGAAGAGCATCGCCGCCTTCGCGCGGCCGAGAAGAAGTTGGCGAACGCGCAACGAGAAGCCGACCAGAAGCGAAGGCGGGACCAAGAGCGAGCCGATCGTGAGCGGAAGCGCCAGATGAGCGAAATCAGCTCGACCCTGTCCCATCACTCCGCCCTCCACGGGGCCACGTTGTCAGCCATCGAACGCCTCGAAGCGGTCCCGAGCGAGATCACGGTGCTTTTCCTCGCATCGAATCCCATAGATCAACAGCACCTTCGGTTGGATGAGGAGGTTCGGGCGATCGGGGAGATGATTAGGAAGTCGGACCACCGTGATTCGGTGAGGCTTGAGTCACGCTGGGCAGTTCGCCCGATCGACGTGCTGCAGGCAATCAATGAGACGACCCCAGCGGTCGTACATTTCAGCGGGCACGGATCTAACCGCGCCGAGATCGTGCTACAGGATGTCGAGGGACGTAGCCAGACCGTGCCGAAAGCCGCCCTGGTCGCCACGCTCGCAGCATCATCAGGTGATATCCGGCTCGTGCTGTTCAATCTCTGTTCCTCGATCTCACAGGCCGAGGCGGCAGTGGAGCATGTGCCAGCGGCCATAGGGATGAACACATCGATCGGGGACGATGCCGCCCGCGTTTTTGCGGCACAGTTCTATTCGGCTATCGGGTTCGGTCACTCTGTCGGGCTTGCGTTTGATCAGGCCCGCGCCGCCCTGATGTTGGAAGGCATTCCGGAGGAAGGCACACCTGAGCTCTTCCTGGCGCCCGGCGTCTCCGCGGAGGCACTTGTGCTGGTCGAAGCTCCCAGCATGAAGTGA
- a CDS encoding metal-dependent transcriptional regulator — translation MPGSPHRLSPSVEDYLKAVFALTRREEAASTSALAEALAVQPSSVTGMVKRLAGEGLLEHVPYRGVSLTAVGQREALRILRRHRVLETYLTERLGFAWDDVHDEAERLEHAASDRLIEAMAAALGHPSHDPHGAPIPTASGEIEVMDLPTLAQCAPGDTVTVRAVPDEDGEALRAMESRGVGPGVMVTVGPPPADGEGMVLRVDGDERPLAVAREVAHRILVARDDTP, via the coding sequence ATGCCCGGATCCCCCCACCGCCTCTCGCCCTCCGTGGAGGACTATCTCAAGGCGGTCTTCGCCCTCACCCGCAGGGAGGAGGCGGCCTCGACGAGCGCGCTGGCGGAAGCGCTGGCGGTGCAGCCCTCGTCGGTGACCGGCATGGTCAAGCGACTGGCGGGCGAGGGCCTGCTCGAGCACGTGCCCTACCGCGGGGTGAGTCTCACCGCCGTCGGACAGCGGGAGGCACTGCGCATTCTGCGCCGCCACCGCGTGCTCGAGACCTACCTGACGGAGCGGCTCGGCTTCGCGTGGGACGACGTGCACGACGAGGCCGAGCGCCTCGAGCACGCCGCCTCCGACCGGCTGATCGAGGCGATGGCCGCCGCCCTCGGCCACCCGAGCCACGACCCCCACGGGGCCCCGATCCCCACCGCCTCGGGCGAGATCGAGGTGATGGACCTTCCGACGCTGGCCCAGTGCGCGCCGGGAGACACGGTCACCGTTCGAGCGGTGCCCGACGAAGACGGCGAGGCGTTGCGGGCGATGGAGTCGCGCGGCGTGGGTCCCGGCGTGATGGTGACCGTGGGCCCGCCCCCCGCCGACGGCGAGGGCATGGTGCTCCGGGTGGACGGCGACGAGCGCCCCCTGGCGGTGGCGCGGGAGGTGGCGCACCGGATCCTTGTCGCGAGAGACGACACGCCGTGA
- the apaG gene encoding Co2+/Mg2+ efflux protein ApaG, whose protein sequence is MHLPVLPEGISIQVQPRFSLARSDPADRTFVFSYRVDLVNEGEEDARLLFRHWRIHDAVGEDSEVDGEGVVGEQPLLSPGGSHSYSSFCVLRSPIGYMEGYYTFQRPDGRRFRVPVPRFHFEAPLPRLDAADESEVMH, encoded by the coding sequence ATGCATCTGCCGGTACTGCCCGAGGGGATCTCGATCCAGGTTCAGCCCCGTTTCTCGCTGGCCCGGTCGGATCCCGCCGACCGGACCTTCGTCTTCTCGTACCGCGTCGACCTCGTCAACGAGGGCGAAGAAGACGCGCGCCTCCTCTTCCGCCACTGGCGGATCCACGACGCGGTGGGGGAGGACAGCGAGGTGGACGGCGAGGGCGTGGTCGGAGAGCAGCCGCTGCTCTCCCCGGGGGGCTCGCACAGCTACTCGAGCTTCTGCGTACTGCGCTCGCCGATCGGGTACATGGAGGGATACTACACCTTCCAGCGACCGGACGGGCGCCGCTTCCGGGTGCCGGTGCCGCGCTTCCACTTCGAGGCTCCGCTGCCGAGGCTCGATGCCGCCGACGAGTCCGAGGTGATGCACTGA
- a CDS encoding Fic family protein, with product MVTGDPKFTYDDVADADARYEPIPTFSEWLGSAVVELAAWDEARDRIAVARGRADVEVLARAREMVARVAAIETGLLEELYEVDAGFTFSAAFSSALVAQATLKEVEEEKRNLIQSQFDGYGAVIDLVTGQRPLAEAWVRELHGLICAGQTHYRVLTPAGWQNHPLEHGAYKTSPNHVRQGDGSVFSYAPVHDTAPEMRRLFEQTDSEEFKLAHPAAQAAYVHHSLTRIHPFSDGNGRVARAVASVFTFRELSVPALVFGHQKQEYLRTMRLADRGSVQDLCVFIARCGTGAVDMFVRAIDIALEEAAEDLASAISALYETSAGYTHAQVDDAAAELVKAFKEAVAEELDAVRHDNLDVNSTMSRNDYRQPYRAGYRPPVEGKHFNTVTVEVSTPSPAGSSEKVHLRVEVPQDTTNETPFYLHSPVHGVEYTFPSDAVLPSISAAARVVARLAARDISQKVLKAVLAKARESLSKGGY from the coding sequence ATGGTGACCGGAGACCCGAAGTTCACATACGATGACGTCGCGGACGCGGACGCTCGCTACGAGCCGATTCCGACCTTTTCTGAGTGGTTGGGCTCAGCCGTTGTCGAGCTCGCTGCTTGGGACGAGGCCCGAGATCGTATCGCGGTCGCGAGGGGTAGAGCCGACGTCGAGGTCTTAGCCCGGGCGAGGGAGATGGTCGCCCGAGTCGCTGCGATCGAGACCGGGCTCCTTGAGGAACTCTATGAGGTGGACGCTGGGTTCACGTTCTCAGCGGCGTTCTCCTCGGCCCTGGTCGCCCAGGCCACACTCAAAGAGGTCGAGGAGGAGAAGCGGAACCTAATCCAATCGCAGTTCGATGGCTACGGGGCAGTCATCGACCTCGTCACGGGACAGCGCCCTCTCGCGGAGGCATGGGTTCGGGAACTCCACGGGCTGATTTGCGCAGGCCAGACCCACTACCGCGTCCTGACTCCTGCCGGGTGGCAGAATCACCCGCTCGAACACGGAGCGTACAAGACCTCCCCTAACCACGTGCGGCAGGGAGATGGCTCGGTCTTCTCGTATGCTCCGGTCCACGATACGGCGCCCGAGATGCGGCGGCTCTTTGAGCAGACAGACTCTGAGGAGTTCAAGCTAGCTCATCCCGCTGCTCAGGCAGCCTACGTGCACCACTCACTGACTCGGATCCACCCGTTCTCGGACGGGAACGGTCGAGTGGCACGAGCGGTCGCATCCGTCTTCACGTTCCGGGAGCTTTCCGTTCCCGCCCTTGTGTTCGGGCATCAGAAACAGGAGTACCTCCGCACCATGCGCCTTGCAGACCGCGGAAGCGTGCAGGACCTCTGTGTGTTCATCGCAAGGTGTGGTACTGGAGCCGTGGACATGTTCGTCCGCGCCATAGACATTGCCCTCGAAGAGGCGGCCGAGGACCTCGCATCAGCGATCTCTGCACTCTACGAAACGTCGGCGGGCTACACGCACGCGCAGGTTGACGACGCCGCAGCTGAGCTCGTAAAGGCGTTCAAGGAGGCGGTGGCCGAAGAGTTGGACGCGGTGAGGCACGACAATCTCGATGTGAACTCGACTATGTCCCGGAACGATTACCGACAACCGTATCGGGCGGGCTACCGACCACCCGTCGAAGGAAAGCATTTCAACACTGTAACGGTGGAGGTCTCCACTCCAAGTCCAGCCGGGTCTTCGGAAAAGGTTCACCTCAGAGTTGAGGTTCCGCAGGACACGACGAATGAGACTCCGTTCTACCTTCATTCGCCGGTTCACGGCGTCGAGTATACGTTCCCGTCCGACGCGGTCCTCCCCTCAATTTCGGCTGCAGCCAGGGTCGTGGCGCGGCTCGCTGCAAGGGATATCTCGCAGAAGGTTCTCAAGGCGGTACTAGCGAAAGCGCGGGAAAGCCTAAGTAAGGGTGGGTACTGA
- a CDS encoding carboxypeptidase regulatory-like domain-containing protein, whose amino-acid sequence MSWVGRFVALPCLSALLCAPLSGQQAAAVLTGRVVDASGPVLAADLVLTLDDDEVARGETDADGTFRIEAPPARYTLRVTRLGYAEDVRLVTLTAGAPVELAIQLRPAAVLLEGVGVEAERSRERLRFEETAGASVREITSDELKLVPGIGEADPIRAVEVLPGVVSTSDFSSSFHVRGGSADQNLILLDGTPIFSPFHLGGFFSVFNADMVSRAELASGGFEARYGGRVSSVLSVESDPGDGAFAVDGGVSLLATRVAVSGGAGDRDVRWRVSGRRSYFDKLLAPVAEFPYHLQDLQAVAEVGLSLRDRLRFTAYTGDDVLDFSQLEDEDFPLRIDWSWGNDVVGLRWDRSLDRGRLSARASYTRFSTSLTFPDFGDTDFRSRISQRSFGVDWNLRPLPLLEIGAGAGVDDFGFDNLASTGGTVFSEGLGTGTQYGGYLQTVWGRPGTWLVEAGARIDHWVPAPGEPITEVSPRLAVKRFLGGSSRWAINASAGRYTQFLHSLRDEELPLGLDIWVLTGERTPHVVSDQLQVGIEAFPNDEWTFSAEAYVRTFDGVLTFNTTDDPNDDFDDVLVGDGLSWGADLFVRRSGTPVNGWISASFLKADRTFPDLYAGTVERPEVTYAPIFDRRLDLDLVLRFPAPRGWEGGLRLNVGTGTPYTRPVASYAAYQPRFLKDGGRAGWAGDSDDDFAGYAVLLGERNAERYPVYHRLDVSFRRDYQKSWGVLTPHVDLLNVYNQKNVLFYFYDYETTPAVRSGISMFPFLPTIGLEVRF is encoded by the coding sequence ATGTCGTGGGTGGGGCGGTTCGTCGCCCTCCCATGCCTGTCTGCGCTGCTGTGCGCACCCCTGAGCGGGCAGCAGGCTGCGGCCGTGCTGACCGGCCGGGTGGTCGACGCGTCGGGGCCCGTGCTCGCGGCCGACCTCGTGCTCACCCTCGACGACGACGAGGTCGCGCGCGGGGAGACCGACGCCGACGGCACCTTCCGCATCGAGGCGCCGCCGGCGCGCTACACGCTGCGGGTCACCCGGCTCGGCTATGCGGAAGACGTGCGCCTGGTCACGCTGACGGCGGGCGCACCGGTGGAGCTGGCCATCCAGCTGCGGCCGGCGGCGGTGCTTCTCGAAGGCGTGGGTGTGGAGGCCGAGCGGAGCCGTGAGCGGCTCCGCTTCGAGGAAACGGCGGGGGCCTCGGTGCGCGAGATCACCTCCGACGAACTCAAGCTCGTGCCCGGAATCGGCGAGGCCGACCCGATCCGCGCCGTCGAGGTGCTGCCCGGCGTGGTGTCCACCTCCGACTTCTCGTCGTCGTTTCACGTGCGCGGCGGGTCGGCCGATCAGAATCTGATCCTGCTCGACGGCACCCCCATCTTCAGCCCCTTTCACCTCGGCGGCTTCTTCTCGGTCTTCAACGCCGACATGGTGTCGCGAGCCGAACTCGCCTCGGGCGGCTTCGAGGCGCGCTACGGGGGGCGGGTGTCGTCGGTGCTGTCGGTGGAGAGCGATCCGGGCGACGGCGCCTTCGCCGTCGACGGCGGGGTGAGTCTGCTGGCCACCCGCGTGGCCGTGAGCGGGGGGGCGGGTGACCGCGATGTGCGGTGGCGGGTGTCGGGCCGGCGCTCGTACTTCGACAAGCTGCTGGCGCCGGTCGCGGAGTTCCCGTACCACCTCCAGGACCTGCAGGCGGTGGCGGAAGTCGGTCTCTCCCTGCGCGACCGTCTGCGCTTCACCGCCTACACGGGCGACGACGTGCTCGACTTCTCGCAGCTCGAAGACGAGGACTTCCCCCTCCGCATCGACTGGTCGTGGGGCAACGACGTGGTGGGGCTGCGCTGGGATCGCAGTCTCGACCGCGGCCGCCTGTCGGCGCGGGCCTCGTACACGCGCTTCTCCACCTCGCTCACCTTTCCCGACTTCGGCGACACCGACTTCCGCAGCCGCATCTCGCAGCGCTCGTTCGGGGTCGACTGGAATCTGCGCCCCCTGCCCCTGCTCGAGATCGGGGCCGGCGCGGGCGTCGACGACTTCGGCTTCGACAATCTGGCGAGCACCGGCGGCACCGTCTTCAGCGAGGGGCTCGGCACCGGCACGCAGTACGGCGGCTACCTGCAGACCGTGTGGGGCCGACCGGGCACCTGGCTGGTGGAGGCCGGAGCGCGGATCGACCACTGGGTTCCGGCGCCGGGCGAGCCGATCACCGAGGTCTCGCCGCGGCTGGCCGTGAAACGCTTTCTCGGCGGCAGCAGCCGCTGGGCGATCAACGCGTCGGCCGGCCGCTACACGCAGTTCCTGCACTCGCTGCGCGACGAGGAGCTGCCCCTCGGGCTCGACATCTGGGTGCTCACCGGCGAGCGCACCCCGCACGTGGTGTCCGACCAGCTGCAGGTGGGGATCGAGGCCTTTCCGAACGACGAGTGGACGTTTTCGGCCGAGGCCTACGTCCGCACCTTCGACGGGGTACTCACCTTCAACACCACCGACGACCCCAACGACGACTTCGACGACGTGCTGGTGGGCGACGGTCTGTCGTGGGGCGCCGACCTCTTCGTGCGGCGGTCGGGCACCCCGGTGAACGGGTGGATCTCGGCGAGCTTCCTCAAGGCCGATCGCACCTTTCCCGATCTCTACGCCGGCACGGTCGAACGCCCCGAGGTGACCTACGCGCCGATCTTCGATCGACGACTCGACCTCGATCTGGTGCTGCGTTTTCCCGCGCCCCGCGGTTGGGAAGGGGGACTCCGTCTCAACGTCGGCACCGGCACGCCCTACACGCGGCCGGTCGCCAGCTACGCCGCCTACCAGCCCCGCTTTCTCAAGGACGGCGGACGCGCCGGCTGGGCCGGCGACTCCGACGACGATTTCGCCGGGTACGCCGTGCTGCTCGGCGAGCGCAACGCGGAGCGGTATCCGGTCTACCACCGGCTCGACGTGAGCTTCCGGCGCGACTACCAGAAGAGCTGGGGGGTGCTCACCCCGCATGTGGACCTGCTCAACGTCTACAACCAGAAGAACGTGCTCTTCTACTTCTACGACTACGAGACGACGCCGGCCGTGCGGTCGGGCATCTCGATGTTCCCCTTCCTGCCCACGATCGGGCTCGAGGTGCGCTTCTGA
- a CDS encoding histone deacetylase, translated as MKAFYCDHFVLPLPDGHRFPMGKYAALRNRLSDRSDLRLQVPPAATDEQLGRVHMQGYLRAMVSGSLDRSAVRRIGFPWSPRLVERSRRSTGGTIEAGRSAIADGHAVNLAGGTHHAYADHGEGFCVFNDVAVAIRDLQANGAVRRAAVVDLDVHQGNGTAAIFAGDDTVFTLSVHGALNYPFQKESSDLDIGLPDGAGDDLFLDAVDRGLRAALASGPEVVFFVAGVDAFEGDALGRLSVSRDGMAARDRLVYDRCDAAGVPVATVMAGGYAPDVDTIVDLHEATVLEAARRFARRPSPSLTSEAP; from the coding sequence ATGAAGGCCTTCTATTGCGACCACTTCGTGCTTCCTCTTCCGGACGGTCATCGGTTTCCGATGGGCAAGTACGCCGCCCTGCGCAACCGCCTGTCGGACCGGAGCGACCTGCGGTTGCAGGTGCCCCCGGCGGCGACGGACGAGCAACTCGGCCGCGTGCACATGCAGGGGTACCTGAGGGCCATGGTGTCCGGTTCCCTCGACCGGTCGGCGGTGCGGCGCATCGGCTTTCCCTGGTCGCCGCGATTGGTGGAGCGGTCGCGGCGTTCCACCGGGGGAACGATCGAGGCGGGGCGCAGTGCCATCGCCGACGGTCACGCGGTGAATCTCGCCGGGGGCACGCACCATGCGTACGCCGATCACGGCGAGGGGTTCTGCGTGTTCAACGACGTGGCGGTGGCCATCCGCGATCTGCAGGCGAACGGAGCGGTGCGGCGCGCGGCCGTGGTCGACCTCGACGTGCACCAGGGCAACGGCACCGCCGCGATCTTCGCCGGCGACGACACCGTCTTCACCCTCTCGGTGCACGGGGCCTTGAACTACCCCTTCCAGAAGGAGTCGAGCGACCTCGACATCGGTCTGCCGGATGGCGCCGGCGACGACCTCTTTCTCGACGCGGTGGATCGGGGACTCCGCGCCGCCCTCGCATCCGGTCCGGAGGTGGTGTTTTTCGTGGCGGGGGTGGACGCCTTCGAGGGCGACGCACTCGGCAGGCTGTCGGTGTCGCGTGACGGCATGGCCGCGCGCGACCGTCTGGTCTACGATCGGTGCGACGCCGCGGGCGTGCCCGTGGCCACGGTCATGGCCGGCGGCTACGCGCCCGACGTCGACACCATCGTCGACCTGCACGAGGCCACCGTGCTCGAAGCCGCGCGCCGCTTCGCGCGGCGGCCCTCCCCCTCCCTCACCTCCGAGGCCCCGTGA
- a CDS encoding ATP-binding protein produces MTTVDLSLAFVTGHPRAMALLGADGRVVVHSRGWIRQEGPIPDLVGTPAPRGEALLGALERSSHPDAARVDRMVREVLSGGVQSLQAEIRARLGEHTRCVVVLTALRLEGEPAACIEFLPPTPPRVDADARAEAPFREVVETLESVVFVTTPALAGGHRLVQYVSPAWDKVWGRPRSLLRDEPRSFLESIHPDDREEVAAALAREAQGNWDREFRIVRPDGTVRWIHSRAFAVRNEQGDVDRIVTLATDVTPRRKVTDALRRSRDELDQIVDRAPVALILHQRGQVLKANRVAADYLDEDHPASVTRVALMERIHPEDRALADPPEGSGPRPADRIIRIRSKAGDWVGYRAASVRIEGAGGQPVGLLALWGPHRAPVGVASLRPDATAGGDDRLFDAAPLGMAILTPEGGLRRANSRLVAMLGWHEAPPPADLIGALVADDDQVRVRAALRGLATGQVGAVGGELDLLHGGGHRVPLALHLARIDDGGVLVVAEDLSARRATEDRRRHAERIEALGRLAGGIAHDFNNLMTVVTGHAELVLEELPRDSAVAPDVREIRSAGLRAASLTDHLLTFSRQQGSSPVALDLARLLRAMEPSIREGVGEAIDVSIDVAPGAARVLADPAQMERMITHLVDNARVAMPEGGRLSLAVRDRSDDLVALTVTDTGVGMSPDVVGHIFDPFFTTRAPGDGAGLGLALVHGIVEERGGRIEVRSAPGEGTSMTVLLPRLESTPSEADDAVGESFRSPVDEPALDPFDADRRPPPLPELPASPWTPKADDATTLLPADILLVEDDGSVLRLGARILEREGYRVRTAGTGGEAVSRLTSGGGVPDLVVADARLRDLDAATLVSAVRTVSPSVPILLLSAWDPRDERVPRGAGLSVLQKPFNSDELSAAVRRAIRTARS; encoded by the coding sequence ATGACCACCGTGGACCTCTCCCTCGCCTTCGTCACCGGTCACCCGCGTGCGATGGCCCTGCTCGGCGCAGACGGCCGGGTGGTGGTGCACTCGCGCGGATGGATCCGCCAGGAGGGCCCGATCCCCGACCTCGTCGGGACGCCGGCCCCTCGGGGCGAAGCCCTGCTCGGCGCCCTCGAGCGGAGCTCGCACCCCGACGCCGCCCGCGTGGACCGCATGGTGCGCGAGGTGCTGTCGGGAGGGGTGCAGAGCCTGCAGGCCGAGATCCGGGCCCGACTCGGGGAGCACACCCGGTGCGTGGTGGTCCTGACGGCGCTGCGACTCGAGGGGGAGCCCGCCGCCTGCATCGAGTTCCTTCCGCCCACGCCGCCCCGGGTCGACGCCGACGCCCGCGCCGAGGCACCCTTCCGCGAGGTGGTGGAGACGCTGGAGAGCGTGGTCTTCGTCACCACGCCCGCACTGGCCGGGGGCCACCGCCTGGTGCAGTACGTGAGCCCCGCCTGGGACAAGGTGTGGGGACGCCCGCGCTCGCTGCTCCGCGACGAGCCCCGCTCGTTTCTCGAGAGCATCCACCCCGACGACCGCGAAGAGGTGGCCGCGGCTCTCGCCCGCGAGGCCCAGGGGAACTGGGACCGCGAGTTCCGGATCGTGCGCCCCGACGGCACCGTGCGGTGGATCCACTCGCGGGCCTTCGCCGTGCGCAACGAACAGGGCGACGTGGATCGCATCGTCACCCTCGCCACCGACGTCACGCCCCGCCGCAAGGTGACCGACGCGCTGCGGCGGTCGCGCGACGAACTCGACCAGATCGTCGATCGCGCGCCCGTGGCGCTGATTCTCCACCAGCGCGGCCAGGTGCTGAAGGCCAATCGGGTGGCCGCCGACTACCTCGACGAGGACCACCCGGCCTCGGTCACCCGGGTCGCGCTCATGGAGCGCATCCACCCCGAGGACCGCGCCCTGGCCGACCCGCCCGAGGGCAGCGGCCCCCGCCCCGCCGACCGCATCATCCGGATCCGCTCCAAGGCGGGCGACTGGGTCGGCTACCGGGCCGCCTCGGTCCGGATCGAGGGCGCCGGGGGCCAGCCCGTGGGACTGCTCGCGCTGTGGGGTCCCCACCGCGCGCCGGTGGGCGTGGCGTCGCTGCGCCCCGATGCCACCGCCGGGGGCGACGACCGCCTCTTCGACGCGGCCCCCCTCGGCATGGCGATCCTCACGCCGGAGGGCGGACTGCGCCGGGCCAACTCGCGCCTGGTGGCGATGCTCGGATGGCATGAAGCACCGCCGCCCGCCGACCTGATCGGGGCGCTGGTGGCCGACGACGACCAGGTTCGGGTGCGGGCGGCGCTGCGCGGACTCGCCACCGGACAGGTGGGCGCGGTCGGCGGCGAACTCGACCTGCTCCACGGCGGGGGTCACCGGGTGCCGCTCGCCCTGCACCTCGCCCGGATCGACGACGGGGGGGTGCTGGTGGTGGCCGAAGACCTCAGCGCGCGGCGCGCCACCGAAGATCGCCGGCGCCACGCCGAGCGGATCGAGGCGCTCGGCCGTCTGGCCGGGGGCATCGCCCACGACTTCAACAACCTCATGACGGTGGTGACCGGGCACGCCGAACTCGTGCTCGAGGAGCTGCCGCGCGACAGCGCCGTGGCGCCCGACGTGCGGGAGATCCGCAGTGCCGGACTGCGGGCGGCGTCGCTCACCGACCACCTGCTGACCTTCAGCCGGCAGCAGGGCAGCTCGCCGGTGGCCCTCGACCTGGCCCGTCTGCTGCGGGCGATGGAGCCGTCGATCCGCGAAGGCGTGGGCGAGGCGATCGACGTCTCGATCGACGTGGCGCCGGGCGCGGCCCGCGTGCTGGCCGACCCGGCCCAGATGGAGCGGATGATCACCCACCTGGTCGACAACGCGCGGGTCGCGATGCCCGAGGGGGGACGCCTCTCGCTCGCGGTGCGCGACCGCTCCGACGACCTGGTGGCGCTGACCGTGACCGACACCGGCGTCGGCATGTCGCCCGATGTGGTGGGCCACATCTTCGACCCCTTCTTCACCACCCGGGCGCCCGGCGATGGAGCCGGTCTCGGCCTCGCCCTGGTCCACGGGATCGTGGAGGAGCGCGGCGGCCGCATCGAGGTGCGGTCGGCGCCGGGCGAGGGCACCTCGATGACGGTGCTCCTGCCGCGGCTCGAGTCCACTCCGTCGGAGGCGGATGATGCGGTGGGCGAGTCGTTCCGCTCCCCCGTCGACGAGCCCGCACTCGACCCGTTCGACGCCGACCGGCGCCCCCCGCCGCTGCCCGAACTGCCGGCCTCGCCCTGGACGCCGAAGGCCGACGACGCCACCACCCTGCTGCCCGCCGACATCCTCCTCGTGGAGGACGACGGCTCGGTGCTGCGACTGGGAGCGCGGATCCTCGAGCGCGAGGGGTACCGGGTGCGCACGGCGGGCACCGGCGGTGAGGCGGTGTCGCGGCTCACGAGCGGCGGCGGCGTGCCCGACCTGGTGGTGGCCGACGCGCGCCTCCGCGACCTCGACGCCGCCACCCTCGTGTCGGCGGTGCGCACCGTATCGCCCTCGGTGCCGATTCTGCTGCTGTCGGCCTGGGATCCCCGCGACGAGCGGGTGCCGCGGGGCGCCGGGCTCTCCGTGCTTCAGAAGCCCTTCAACTCCGACGAGCTGTCGGCGGCCGTCCGCCGCGCGATTCGCACCGCGCGCAGCTGA
- a CDS encoding D-cysteine desulfhydrase family protein produces MNLADLRARLAGLDRLHLASLPTPLRPLPRLRAALGPETPEIRVKLDEETGFGLGGNKVRKLEFELAPERLRGATHLVTTGGPQSNHCRVTAAAAAKLGLGCVLVINGPEPESPTGNARLHRIFGARIRTVASRAERTAALAEVADEIAGAGGRAVVVPLGASTPHGALGYVQALLELHDQLPAESDRAVHIVVSSSSGGTLAGLWAGLALLDRPDLQVSAISADTPALELRERARALAEGALELLQLPTGAVEAVGDRVEVFDDQVGEGYGLPTPASEDAAEWMARSEGILVDRFYTAKAAAGMIAQLRSGRFPTGDRVVFWHTGGHPAVLA; encoded by the coding sequence GTGAACCTCGCCGACCTGCGCGCCCGACTCGCCGGCCTCGACCGCCTGCACCTGGCGAGCCTGCCCACCCCGCTACGCCCCCTTCCGCGGCTGCGGGCCGCCCTCGGCCCCGAGACGCCCGAGATTCGCGTGAAGCTCGACGAGGAAACGGGCTTCGGCCTCGGCGGCAACAAGGTGCGCAAGCTCGAGTTCGAGCTGGCCCCCGAGCGGCTGCGCGGCGCCACGCACCTCGTCACCACCGGCGGGCCGCAGTCGAACCACTGCCGGGTGACCGCGGCGGCCGCGGCGAAGCTCGGGCTCGGCTGCGTGCTGGTGATCAACGGGCCCGAGCCGGAGTCCCCGACCGGCAACGCCCGGCTGCACCGCATCTTCGGCGCCCGGATCCGCACCGTGGCGAGCCGCGCCGAGCGCACGGCCGCGCTGGCCGAGGTGGCCGACGAGATCGCCGGGGCCGGGGGACGGGCGGTGGTGGTGCCGCTGGGGGCGTCCACCCCGCACGGGGCGCTGGGCTACGTTCAGGCGCTGCTCGAACTGCACGACCAGCTGCCGGCCGAATCGGACCGGGCGGTGCACATCGTGGTGTCGAGTTCGTCGGGGGGCACCCTCGCCGGACTGTGGGCGGGGCTCGCGCTGCTCGATCGCCCCGATCTGCAGGTGAGCGCCATCAGCGCCGACACCCCCGCCCTGGAGTTGCGGGAGCGGGCGCGGGCGCTCGCCGAGGGGGCGCTGGAACTGCTGCAGCTCCCCACCGGGGCCGTCGAGGCCGTGGGCGACCGCGTGGAGGTGTTCGACGATCAGGTGGGCGAGGGCTACGGACTGCCGACGCCCGCCTCGGAGGACGCCGCGGAGTGGATGGCCCGCAGCGAGGGGATCCTCGTCGACCGCTTCTACACCGCGAAGGCGGCCGCCGGAATGATCGCGCAGCTGCGGTCGGGACGATTCCCCACCGGCGACCGGGTCGTCTTCTGGCACACGGGCGGGCACCCGGCGGTGCTCGCCTGA